From a single Serratia surfactantfaciens genomic region:
- a CDS encoding LysE family translocator: protein MLDSAFVSYVTVMSITPGPNNLLLASSGVNFGLRRTLPMLFGICVGCAVQLAIIIPLLALALSWAGVIRFPLAVIGCAYLLWLSWKLFQAASPDAKEQAQPMSLLNGALFQAVNPKAWLMVINVAILFTPREGATFVHTLSVIAGFALLNLPCVLLWAVLGDRLRNALRVTWKLRVFNGAMSGLMAATALWLLFDEWRAAFA from the coding sequence ATGCTGGACTCCGCCTTTGTCAGCTACGTCACCGTCATGTCGATCACCCCCGGCCCCAACAACCTGCTGCTGGCCTCGTCGGGCGTCAACTTCGGCCTGCGCCGCACCCTGCCGATGCTGTTCGGCATCTGCGTCGGCTGCGCGGTGCAGCTGGCGATCATTATCCCGCTGCTGGCGCTGGCGTTGAGCTGGGCCGGCGTCATCCGCTTCCCGCTGGCGGTGATCGGCTGCGCCTACCTGCTGTGGCTGTCGTGGAAACTATTCCAGGCCGCCTCGCCGGACGCCAAAGAGCAGGCGCAGCCGATGAGCCTGCTCAACGGCGCGCTGTTTCAGGCGGTCAATCCCAAGGCCTGGCTGATGGTGATCAACGTGGCGATCCTGTTCACCCCGCGCGAAGGCGCCACCTTTGTCCATACGCTGTCGGTCATCGCCGGTTTCGCGCTGCTGAACTTGCCTTGCGTGCTGCTGTGGGCGGTGCTGGGCGATCGGTTGCGCAACGCGCTGCGGGTCACCTGGAAACTGCGGGTGTTCAACGGCGCGATGTCAGGCCTGATGGCCGCCACCGCGCTGTGGTTGCTGTTCGACGAGTGGCGCGCGGCCTTTGCTTAG
- a CDS encoding PLP-dependent aminotransferase family protein, whose amino-acid sequence MTLLDETPDTRYLQLADTLAEAIRRGTLLPGDRLPSVRRCAQTHRVSINTVVSAYRTLEDRGLIEARPQSGFYVRSTLPALKMASAPSGRIEPPADDVLALIDTVFAAQQNPAFTNIALACPQTSDFYPGGKLGRMLSSQLRRQPDLIGQYPLPPGSLRLRQQIARRSMTLGMLLEPGDVVLTHGCMEALQLALRVTTQPGDCVGLESPTYFYLLPLLASLGLKALEIPTDPQLGLSLDALELLLNEKRLNAVIAMPTVQNPLGCTMPLAAKKRLARLMNDHQVPLIEDGLYAEIQFGGALSPAVKAFDRDGWVLFCSSFTKTLAPDFRVGWICGGRFHEALRKLKAVSSMSESQLLSETLATFLESGGYDHHLRNLRKRYAAQVDEARALIARHFPRGTLATQPAGGFVFWVEFPPNVDSVALFHQLLEEQICLTPGTLYSPSGRYRNALRLSCCYPFNARYTQALARLGAKACEMSGLPPGIAQDG is encoded by the coding sequence GTGACCCTGCTCGATGAGACCCCGGATACCCGTTACCTGCAGCTGGCGGATACGCTGGCTGAGGCCATTCGCCGCGGCACGCTGCTGCCCGGTGACCGCTTGCCCTCGGTGCGGCGCTGTGCGCAAACCCATCGCGTCAGCATCAATACCGTGGTGTCGGCTTACCGCACGCTGGAGGATCGCGGGCTGATTGAAGCACGGCCACAGTCGGGGTTTTATGTGCGCAGCACGCTGCCGGCGCTGAAGATGGCCTCGGCGCCCAGTGGCCGTATCGAACCGCCGGCGGACGACGTGCTGGCGCTGATCGATACGGTGTTCGCCGCCCAGCAAAACCCGGCCTTCACCAACATTGCGCTGGCCTGCCCGCAGACCAGCGATTTCTATCCCGGCGGCAAGCTGGGGCGCATGCTGTCCTCTCAGCTGCGCCGCCAGCCGGATCTGATCGGGCAGTACCCGTTGCCGCCCGGCAGCCTGCGGCTGCGCCAGCAGATCGCCCGCCGCTCGATGACGCTGGGTATGCTGCTGGAGCCGGGCGACGTGGTGCTGACCCACGGCTGCATGGAAGCGCTGCAGCTGGCGCTGCGCGTCACCACCCAACCGGGCGACTGCGTCGGGCTGGAGTCGCCGACCTACTTTTATCTGCTGCCGCTGCTGGCCAGCCTGGGGCTGAAAGCGCTGGAAATCCCCACCGACCCACAGCTGGGGCTGTCGCTGGATGCGCTGGAACTGCTATTGAACGAGAAGCGGCTGAATGCGGTGATCGCCATGCCGACGGTGCAAAACCCGCTGGGTTGCACCATGCCGCTGGCGGCGAAAAAGCGGCTAGCGCGGCTGATGAACGATCATCAGGTGCCGTTGATTGAAGACGGGCTGTATGCCGAGATCCAGTTCGGTGGCGCGCTGTCACCGGCGGTGAAGGCGTTCGATCGCGACGGCTGGGTGCTGTTTTGCTCCAGCTTCACCAAAACGCTGGCGCCGGATTTTCGCGTCGGCTGGATCTGCGGCGGCCGTTTCCATGAGGCGTTGCGCAAGCTGAAGGCGGTGTCGTCGATGTCCGAGTCGCAGCTACTGTCGGAAACGCTGGCGACCTTCCTGGAGAGCGGCGGCTACGATCACCATTTGCGCAACCTGCGTAAGCGCTACGCCGCTCAGGTGGACGAGGCGCGGGCGCTGATCGCCCGGCATTTCCCGCGCGGCACGCTGGCCACGCAGCCGGCGGGCGGCTTCGTGTTTTGGGTCGAGTTCCCTCCTAACGTGGACAGCGTGGCGCTGTTCCATCAACTGCTGGAGGAGCAGATCTGTTTGACGCCGGGCACCCTGTATTCCCCCAGCGGGCGCTACCGCAACGCGCTACGGCTCTCCTGCTGCTACCCGTTCAACGCGCGTTACACCCAGGCGCTGGCCCGGCTGGGTGCCAAAGCCTGCGAGATGAGCGGCCTGCCGCCCGGTATTGCGCAGGACGGGTAA
- a CDS encoding YibL family ribosome-associated protein codes for MKEKEKAEIKRLSDLLDALNHKDATVIQQGNPELIAQHTKEKEKLAAEIERLKNVRGEKLSAEAQKLSKLPFSREITKKEQADMGALKKSARGLIVVHPMTALGREMGLKAVTGYAKKAF; via the coding sequence ATGAAAGAGAAAGAAAAGGCAGAGATCAAGCGCCTGAGCGACCTGCTGGACGCCTTGAACCACAAAGACGCCACCGTGATCCAACAGGGCAATCCTGAGTTGATCGCGCAGCACACCAAAGAAAAAGAGAAGCTGGCGGCGGAGATCGAGCGCCTGAAAAACGTGCGCGGCGAAAAGCTGAGCGCCGAAGCGCAAAAGCTGAGCAAGCTGCCGTTCAGCCGTGAAATCACCAAGAAAGAGCAGGCCGATATGGGCGCGCTGAAGAAAAGCGCGCGTGGGCTGATCGTGGTGCACCCGATGACCGCGCTGGGCCGTGAGATGGGCCTGAAAGCGGTCACCGGTTACGCCAAGAAAGCGTTCTGA
- a CDS encoding class I SAM-dependent methyltransferase has protein sequence MTTPTHSIHHAAAEGYQANADRYVKGRPDYPPEIAVWLRDVIGLHAGMTVIDLGAGTGKFTPRLLETGAQVIAVEPVPQMLEKLSAALPQVKTLAGTAEAIPLPDESVDAVVCAQSFHWFATPQALAEIQRILKPGGKLGLVWNMRDARVGWVRKLNQIVDRHEGDAPRFYTGEWRKFFPFKGFEPLQEQVFMLGHRGAVEDVIYNRVRSTSFIAALPQPQQEQVIDQLRQLVAEEEELQGQDTITVPYQTKAYFTTKV, from the coding sequence ATGACCACCCCGACCCATTCGATTCATCACGCCGCCGCCGAAGGCTATCAGGCCAATGCCGATCGCTATGTGAAAGGCCGGCCGGATTACCCGCCGGAAATCGCCGTCTGGCTGCGTGACGTCATCGGTTTGCACGCCGGCATGACGGTTATCGATCTCGGTGCCGGCACCGGCAAGTTCACCCCGCGCCTGCTGGAAACCGGCGCGCAGGTGATCGCCGTCGAACCGGTGCCGCAAATGCTGGAAAAATTGTCGGCGGCGCTGCCGCAGGTGAAAACGCTGGCGGGCACCGCCGAGGCGATCCCGCTGCCGGACGAGTCGGTCGATGCCGTGGTGTGCGCCCAATCCTTCCACTGGTTCGCCACGCCGCAGGCGCTGGCGGAAATCCAGCGCATTCTCAAGCCCGGCGGCAAACTCGGTCTGGTGTGGAACATGCGCGATGCGCGCGTCGGTTGGGTGCGTAAACTGAATCAGATCGTCGATCGCCACGAAGGCGATGCGCCGCGTTTCTATACCGGTGAATGGCGCAAGTTCTTCCCGTTCAAAGGCTTTGAACCTCTGCAGGAGCAGGTGTTTATGCTGGGCCACCGGGGCGCAGTGGAGGACGTGATCTACAACCGCGTGCGTTCAACCAGCTTTATCGCCGCGCTGCCGCAGCCGCAACAGGAGCAGGTTATCGATCAATTGCGCCAACTGGTGGCGGAAGAAGAGGAGCTGCAGGGCCAGGACACGATAACCGTGCCCTATCAGACCAAGGCGTATTTCACCACCAAGGTCTGA
- the yiiM gene encoding 6-hydroxyaminopurine reductase: protein MHHPDVYIGSIQPYEGGRPSAIAKRQVDGAIRLTPLGLEGDEQAEKSYHGGPDRALCHYPREHYLHWREQFPAQAEQFCAPAFGENLSTEGLTEHNVFMGDIFRWGEALIQVTQPRSPCFKLNYHFAIEDISVLMQQSGRCGWLYRVVSPGAVSGDRPLELAARSSDVTVAEAIAIAWHMPFDAEQYRRLLAVAGLSASWSKTMLTRLAEGRLEDFNRRLLGR from the coding sequence ATGCATCACCCAGACGTTTACATCGGCAGCATTCAACCCTATGAAGGCGGGCGCCCCAGCGCCATCGCCAAGCGCCAGGTGGATGGCGCCATCCGGCTCACGCCGCTCGGCCTGGAAGGTGACGAACAGGCGGAGAAAAGCTATCACGGCGGGCCGGACCGCGCGCTGTGCCACTACCCGCGCGAGCATTACCTCCACTGGCGCGAGCAGTTTCCGGCGCAGGCGGAGCAGTTTTGCGCCCCGGCCTTCGGCGAGAATCTCTCCACCGAAGGGCTGACCGAGCACAACGTGTTTATGGGCGACATCTTCCGCTGGGGTGAGGCGCTGATCCAGGTCACTCAGCCGCGCTCGCCGTGCTTCAAACTCAATTATCACTTCGCGATCGAGGATATTTCGGTGCTGATGCAGCAAAGCGGCCGCTGCGGCTGGCTGTATCGGGTGGTGTCGCCGGGCGCGGTCAGCGGCGACCGTCCACTGGAGCTGGCGGCGCGCAGCAGCGACGTGACGGTCGCCGAAGCTATCGCCATCGCCTGGCATATGCCGTTCGACGCGGAACAGTACCGCCGCCTGTTGGCGGTGGCCGGCCTCTCCGCCAGCTGGAGCAAGACCATGCTCACGCGGCTCGCCGAAGGACGCCTCGAGGACTTCAATCGCCGCCTGCTCGGCCGTTGA
- a CDS encoding methyl-accepting chemotaxis protein — MAALQALAGKFTHLTVGKKLGLGFALLLLLAVVIAGTGAQYLHIIESRADRIDFSNRLNEEINQAKYNRAMYGQTYQPEYIQNNRANIDNAVKLIDQGQALDWDAQSRKDLQRLVTLIGEYQQQQKVFEQAVAAKDAVRQSWNMSEVQASLSQVERQLTNGDLQLAFIQLNQKLTQVRYGARGLLLSLNKETEAPLMAAIDDARDAANALSRRVSDAQRPQLQPLLAALDDYKNRIAAYLPAYEHEQQISRQLGERAQAIGTLVNAFMQDELVQTRNNINLAQLQMGITTLIAIIAGVLIAWRITLQITRPLHSTLAMAERIASGDLRQAQTSTRRDELGQLLNAVAAMSQNLRTMIEKIQMGVSQVSTASAEIAAGNTDLSSRTEQQAAAVEETAASMEQLTATVKQNADNAHHANQLATDASQTAQQGGKLVENVVSTMRDISSSSQRIAEITTLINGIAFQTNILALNAAVEAARAGEQGRGFSVVASEVRSLASRSAQAAKEIEGLIAESVSRVKTGTELVESTGNTMEQIVRSVTHVRDIMAEIAAASDEQTRGIAQIGQAIVEMDHTTQQNAALVEESAAAADSLEEQAEMLLQSVSVFRLAEQTEPVAAKAAAPKAPVVKPAAANAAAEENWTTF; from the coding sequence ATGGCGGCATTGCAAGCATTGGCAGGAAAGTTCACTCATCTCACCGTAGGTAAAAAGCTCGGTCTCGGCTTCGCGCTGTTGCTGCTGTTGGCGGTCGTCATCGCCGGCACCGGAGCGCAATACCTGCACATCATCGAATCCCGCGCCGATCGCATCGACTTCAGCAACCGGCTGAACGAGGAGATCAATCAGGCCAAATACAACCGCGCCATGTATGGCCAGACCTACCAGCCGGAATATATTCAGAACAATCGCGCCAATATCGACAACGCCGTCAAACTGATAGACCAGGGGCAGGCGCTGGACTGGGACGCCCAAAGCCGCAAGGATCTGCAGCGTCTGGTGACGCTGATCGGGGAATACCAGCAGCAGCAAAAAGTCTTTGAGCAGGCGGTGGCGGCCAAAGATGCGGTGCGCCAGAGCTGGAACATGTCGGAAGTGCAGGCCAGCCTGAGCCAGGTGGAACGTCAGCTGACCAACGGCGATCTGCAGCTGGCCTTTATCCAGCTGAACCAAAAGCTGACCCAGGTGCGCTACGGCGCGCGCGGCCTGCTACTGAGCCTGAACAAGGAAACCGAGGCGCCGCTGATGGCGGCCATTGACGACGCGCGTGACGCGGCCAACGCCCTGAGCCGCCGGGTCAGCGACGCGCAGCGCCCGCAGCTGCAGCCGCTGCTGGCCGCTTTGGACGATTACAAAAACCGCATTGCGGCCTACCTGCCGGCCTATGAGCACGAGCAACAGATCAGCCGGCAGCTCGGCGAACGCGCGCAGGCGATCGGCACGCTGGTGAACGCCTTTATGCAGGACGAGCTGGTGCAAACGCGCAACAACATCAATCTGGCGCAGCTGCAGATGGGCATCACCACCCTGATCGCCATCATCGCCGGGGTCCTTATCGCCTGGCGCATCACGCTGCAGATCACCCGTCCTCTGCACAGCACGCTGGCGATGGCGGAACGCATCGCCAGCGGCGACCTGCGCCAGGCGCAGACCAGCACCCGCCGCGATGAGCTGGGGCAGCTGCTGAACGCGGTGGCGGCGATGAGCCAAAATCTGCGCACCATGATTGAAAAGATCCAGATGGGCGTCAGCCAGGTTTCCACCGCCTCGGCGGAAATCGCCGCCGGCAACACCGATCTCTCTTCCCGTACCGAACAGCAGGCGGCAGCGGTCGAGGAAACCGCCGCCAGCATGGAACAGCTGACCGCCACGGTGAAACAGAACGCCGACAACGCCCATCACGCCAATCAGCTGGCCACCGACGCTTCGCAGACCGCGCAGCAGGGCGGCAAGCTGGTGGAAAACGTGGTCAGCACCATGCGCGATATCTCCAGCAGTTCGCAGCGTATCGCCGAAATTACCACCCTGATCAACGGTATTGCCTTCCAGACCAACATCCTGGCGCTCAACGCCGCAGTGGAAGCAGCACGCGCCGGCGAACAGGGCCGCGGCTTCTCGGTGGTTGCCAGCGAAGTGCGCAGCCTGGCGAGCCGCAGCGCCCAGGCAGCCAAAGAGATCGAAGGGCTGATCGCCGAATCGGTCAGCCGGGTGAAAACCGGCACCGAACTGGTGGAAAGCACCGGCAACACCATGGAGCAGATCGTCCGCTCGGTTACCCACGTGCGCGACATCATGGCCGAGATCGCCGCCGCCTCCGATGAACAGACGCGCGGCATCGCCCAGATTGGCCAGGCGATCGTAGAAATGGACCACACCACCCAGCAGAACGCCGCGTTGGTGGAAGAGTCCGCCGCCGCCGCCGATTCGCTGGAAGAGCAGGCGGAGATGCTGCTGCAGAGCGTTTCGGTGTTCCGCTTGGCGGAACAGACCGAGCCCGTCGCCGCCAAAGCCGCCGCGCCGAAAGCGCCGGTCGTCAAACCCGCGGCCGCCAACGCCGCAGCGGAAGAGAACTGGACCACCTTCTGA
- the sodA gene encoding superoxide dismutase [Mn]: MSYSLPSLPYAYDALEPHFDKQTMEIHHTKHHQTYVNNANTVLEAYPELAKYSVEELIQDLDKVPADKRTFMRNNAGGHANHSFFWKNLKTGTTLGGDLKAAIERDFGSVEKFQEEFEKAAATRFGSGWAWLVLKDGKLAVVSTANQDSPLMGEAVAGASGFPIIGLDVWEHAYYLKYQNKRPDYIKAFWNVVNWDEAAARFAAKK, translated from the coding sequence ATGAGTTATTCACTGCCATCCCTGCCGTACGCTTACGACGCACTGGAACCGCATTTCGACAAGCAGACGATGGAAATCCATCACACCAAACACCACCAGACCTATGTCAACAACGCCAACACCGTGCTGGAAGCCTACCCTGAGCTGGCCAAATACAGCGTTGAAGAGCTGATCCAGGATCTGGATAAAGTGCCTGCCGACAAACGCACCTTCATGCGCAACAACGCCGGCGGCCACGCCAACCACAGCTTCTTCTGGAAAAACCTGAAAACCGGCACCACGCTGGGCGGCGATCTGAAAGCGGCCATCGAGCGCGATTTCGGCAGCGTTGAGAAATTCCAGGAAGAGTTCGAGAAAGCCGCAGCCACCCGCTTCGGTTCCGGTTGGGCCTGGCTGGTGCTGAAAGACGGCAAACTGGCCGTGGTGTCTACCGCCAACCAGGACAGCCCGCTGATGGGCGAAGCCGTCGCCGGCGCTTCCGGTTTCCCAATCATCGGTCTGGACGTGTGGGAACACGCTTACTACCTGAAATATCAGAACAAACGCCCTGACTACATCAAGGCGTTCTGGAACGTGGTCAACTGGGACGAAGCGGCCGCACGCTTCGCTGCGAAGAAGTAA
- the fdnG gene encoding formate dehydrogenase-N subunit alpha yields MQVSRRQFFKICAGGMAGTTVAALGFAPEVALAETRQYKLLRARETRNTCTYCSVGCGLLMYSLGDGAKNAKESIFHIEGDPDHPVNRGALCPKGAGLVDFIHSESRLKYPEYRAPGSDKWQRISWDDAFTRIAKLVKEDRDANFIKTNDQGVTVNRWLTTGMLCASAASNETGFLSQKFSRALGMLAVDNQARVUHGPTVASLAPTFGRGAMTNHWVDIKNANLIIVMGGNAAEAHPVGFRWAMEAKIHNNAKLIVIDPRFTRTASVADFYTPIRSGTDIAFLSGVLLYLMTNNKFNREYVEAYTNASLLVREDFAFEDGLFSGYDAENRKYDKTTWNYQFDENGFAKRDVTLQDPRCVWNMLKQHVSRYTPDVVTNICGTPKDDFLKVCEYIAETCVADKTASFLYALGWTQHSVGAQNIRTMAMIQLLLGNMGMAGGGVNALRGHSNIQGLTDLGLLSQSLPGYMTLPSEKQTDLETYLKANTPKALLPGQVNYWGNYPKFFVSMMKTFYGDKAQKDNSWGFDWLPKWDKGYDVLQYFEMMAQGKVNGYFCQGFNPVASFPNKNKVVASLSKLKFLVTIDPLNTETSNFWQNHGEFNEVDPSQIQTEVFRLPSTCFAEENGSIVNSGRWLQWHWKGADAPGEALNDGEILAGIFSRLREMYARDGGAVPEQVLNMRWDYLTPDNPAPEEVAQENNGKALADLLDADGKVLVKKGELLSSFAQLRDDGTTASGCWIFAGSWTPAGNQMARRDNADPSGLGNTLGWAWAWPLNRRILYNRASADPQGKPWDPKRQLLEWDGAKWVGADIPDYSTAAPGSDVGPFIMQPEGMGRLFATDKMAEGPFPEHYEPFETPLGTNPLHPNVVSNPAARVFKDDLAAMGKSDKFPYVGTTYRLTEHFHYWTKHARLNAIAQPEQFVEIGEKLAEKKGIKQGDTVKVSSNRGYIKAKAVVTKRIRTLQVHGQEVDTIGIPIHWGYEGVAKKGFIANTLTPFVGDANTQTPEFKAFLVNVEKV; encoded by the coding sequence ATGCAGGTCAGCAGAAGGCAGTTCTTTAAGATCTGCGCTGGCGGTATGGCAGGAACGACGGTGGCCGCGCTGGGCTTTGCCCCTGAAGTGGCGTTGGCGGAAACCCGGCAGTACAAACTGCTGCGCGCCCGCGAGACCCGTAATACCTGTACGTATTGTTCCGTCGGCTGTGGGCTGTTGATGTACAGCCTTGGTGATGGCGCCAAAAACGCCAAAGAAAGCATTTTCCATATCGAAGGGGATCCGGATCATCCGGTAAACCGCGGCGCGCTTTGCCCGAAAGGTGCCGGCCTGGTTGACTTCATCCACAGCGAAAGCCGCCTCAAGTACCCGGAATACCGGGCGCCAGGGTCGGACAAATGGCAGCGCATCAGCTGGGACGACGCCTTTACCCGCATCGCCAAGCTGGTGAAAGAAGACCGTGACGCCAACTTCATCAAAACCAACGATCAGGGCGTTACCGTCAACCGTTGGCTGACCACCGGCATGCTGTGCGCCTCGGCCGCCAGCAACGAAACCGGTTTTCTGTCGCAAAAATTTAGTCGCGCTCTCGGCATGCTTGCCGTAGATAACCAGGCGCGTGTCTGACACGGACCAACGGTAGCAAGTCTTGCTCCAACATTTGGTCGCGGTGCGATGACCAACCACTGGGTTGATATCAAGAACGCGAATTTGATTATCGTCATGGGCGGTAATGCGGCGGAAGCGCATCCGGTGGGGTTCCGCTGGGCGATGGAAGCCAAAATACACAACAATGCCAAGCTGATCGTGATCGATCCGCGCTTTACCCGAACCGCATCGGTGGCGGACTTCTACACGCCGATCCGCTCCGGGACCGACATCGCTTTCCTGTCGGGCGTGTTGCTGTATCTGATGACCAACAACAAATTTAACCGCGAGTACGTCGAGGCCTATACCAACGCCAGCCTGCTGGTGCGGGAAGACTTTGCCTTCGAAGACGGCTTGTTCAGCGGCTACGACGCGGAAAACCGCAAGTACGACAAAACCACCTGGAACTACCAGTTCGACGAGAACGGCTTCGCCAAGCGTGACGTCACGCTGCAGGATCCGCGCTGCGTGTGGAACATGCTGAAGCAGCACGTGAGCCGCTACACCCCTGACGTGGTGACCAACATCTGCGGCACGCCGAAGGACGATTTCCTCAAGGTGTGCGAATACATCGCCGAAACCTGCGTGGCAGATAAAACCGCGTCGTTCCTGTACGCCCTGGGCTGGACTCAGCACTCGGTTGGCGCGCAGAACATCCGCACCATGGCGATGATCCAGCTGCTGCTCGGCAACATGGGCATGGCGGGCGGCGGCGTCAACGCGCTGCGCGGCCACTCCAACATCCAGGGTCTGACCGATCTCGGCCTGCTGTCGCAGAGCCTGCCGGGCTACATGACGCTGCCGTCGGAGAAACAGACCGATCTCGAGACCTACCTGAAGGCCAACACGCCGAAGGCGCTGCTGCCGGGCCAGGTGAACTACTGGGGCAACTACCCGAAATTCTTCGTCAGCATGATGAAGACCTTCTACGGCGACAAGGCGCAGAAGGACAACAGCTGGGGCTTTGACTGGTTGCCGAAGTGGGACAAAGGCTACGACGTGCTGCAGTACTTCGAGATGATGGCGCAGGGCAAGGTCAACGGTTACTTCTGCCAGGGCTTTAACCCGGTAGCGTCGTTCCCGAACAAAAATAAGGTGGTGGCTTCACTGTCCAAGCTGAAGTTCCTGGTGACCATCGATCCGTTGAACACCGAGACCTCCAACTTCTGGCAGAACCACGGCGAGTTCAACGAAGTGGATCCGTCGCAGATCCAGACCGAAGTGTTCCGCCTGCCGTCCACCTGCTTCGCCGAAGAGAACGGCTCGATCGTCAACTCCGGCCGCTGGCTGCAGTGGCACTGGAAAGGCGCGGACGCCCCGGGCGAAGCGCTGAACGACGGCGAGATCCTGGCGGGCATCTTCAGTCGCCTGCGCGAGATGTATGCGCGCGACGGCGGTGCGGTGCCGGAGCAGGTGCTGAACATGCGCTGGGACTACCTGACGCCGGACAACCCGGCGCCGGAAGAGGTGGCGCAGGAGAACAACGGCAAGGCGCTGGCGGATCTGCTGGATGCCGACGGCAAAGTGCTGGTGAAAAAAGGCGAGCTGCTCAGCTCGTTCGCGCAGCTGCGCGACGACGGCACCACCGCCAGCGGCTGCTGGATCTTCGCGGGCAGCTGGACGCCGGCCGGCAACCAGATGGCGCGGCGCGACAACGCCGATCCGTCTGGCCTCGGCAATACGCTGGGCTGGGCCTGGGCATGGCCGCTCAACCGTCGCATCCTGTACAACCGCGCCTCGGCGGACCCACAGGGGAAACCTTGGGATCCGAAACGCCAGCTGCTGGAGTGGGACGGCGCCAAGTGGGTCGGGGCCGATATCCCGGACTACAGCACCGCAGCACCGGGCAGCGATGTCGGGCCGTTCATCATGCAGCCGGAAGGCATGGGCCGCCTGTTCGCCACCGACAAGATGGCGGAAGGGCCGTTCCCTGAGCACTACGAGCCGTTCGAAACGCCGCTCGGCACCAACCCGCTGCACCCGAACGTGGTGTCCAACCCGGCGGCGCGCGTGTTCAAGGACGATCTGGCGGCGATGGGCAAATCCGACAAGTTCCCGTACGTCGGCACCACCTATCGTCTGACCGAGCACTTCCACTACTGGACCAAGCACGCGCGGCTGAATGCCATCGCGCAGCCGGAGCAGTTCGTGGAGATCGGCGAGAAGCTGGCGGAGAAAAAAGGCATCAAGCAGGGCGATACCGTGAAAGTCAGCTCCAACCGTGGCTATATCAAGGCCAAGGCGGTGGTGACCAAGCGCATTCGCACGCTGCAGGTGCACGGCCAGGAAGTCGACACCATCGGCATCCCGATCCACTGGGGTTACGAAGGGGTGGCGAAGAAAGGCTTTATCGCCAACACGCTGACGCCGTTCGTCGGCGACGCCAATACGCAAACGCCGGAGTTCAAGGCGTTCCTGGTCAACGTGGAAAAGGTGTAA
- the fdxH gene encoding formate dehydrogenase subunit beta yields MAMQSQDIIRKSATNGFTPAPRARDHQEEVAKLIDVTTCIGCKACQVACSEWNDIRDEVGHNVGVYDNPADLTAKSWTVMRFSEVEENGKLEWLIRKDGCMHCADPGCLKACPSEGAIIQYANGIVDFQSEHCIGCGYCIAGCPFDVPRMNKDDNRVYKCTLCVDRVDVGQEPACVKTCPTGAIHFGTKEAMKQVAADRVSELNTRGYQNAGLYDPAGVGGTHVMYVLHHADKPQLYHGLPDNPSISPAVTFWKGVWKPLAAIGFAATFAASVFHYVGVGPNRVEDEDEHDESHDEETRK; encoded by the coding sequence ATGGCCATGCAATCTCAAGACATCATTCGTAAATCCGCCACCAATGGCTTCACGCCGGCGCCGCGCGCCCGTGACCACCAGGAAGAAGTGGCCAAACTGATCGATGTCACCACCTGTATCGGCTGCAAGGCCTGTCAGGTGGCCTGTTCCGAATGGAACGACATCCGCGACGAAGTGGGGCACAACGTCGGGGTGTACGATAACCCCGCCGATCTGACCGCCAAGTCGTGGACGGTGATGCGCTTCTCCGAGGTGGAGGAAAACGGCAAGCTGGAATGGCTGATCCGCAAGGACGGCTGCATGCACTGCGCCGATCCGGGCTGCCTCAAGGCTTGCCCGTCGGAAGGCGCGATCATTCAGTACGCCAACGGCATCGTCGACTTCCAGTCCGAGCACTGCATCGGCTGCGGCTACTGCATCGCCGGCTGCCCGTTCGACGTACCGCGCATGAACAAGGACGACAACCGGGTGTACAAGTGCACCCTGTGCGTCGACCGCGTGGACGTCGGCCAGGAACCGGCCTGCGTGAAAACCTGCCCGACCGGCGCGATTCACTTCGGCACCAAGGAAGCGATGAAGCAGGTGGCGGCGGATCGCGTCAGCGAGCTGAACACCCGCGGCTACCAGAACGCCGGTCTGTACGATCCGGCGGGGGTGGGCGGTACGCACGTGATGTATGTGCTGCACCACGCCGACAAACCGCAGCTGTACCACGGTTTGCCGGACAACCCGAGCATCAGCCCGGCGGTGACCTTCTGGAAGGGCGTGTGGAAACCCCTGGCGGCCATCGGCTTTGCCGCCACCTTCGCGGCGAGCGTGTTCCACTATGTCGGCGTCGGGCCTAACCGCGTCGAAGATGAGGACGAGCACGACGAGTCGCATGACGAGGAGACGCGCAAATGA